Proteins from one Entomospira culicis genomic window:
- a CDS encoding efflux RND transporter permease subunit has protein sequence MKRFIELLINNRRAGFLILALLLVAGIIFIGQTPVSFYPRTQKPAFFVQVSATGVAAEDMYNDYNAKIQSAILAIADLESSSVTYFTGRGGFIAINLEFPWRMSIAEAELATQSFVSQLTSILPNSFNKPLFGARSDGGASGELSIALYSSMLTNEEIYMEALTLFEDDINNLSEVDILDISPIQQLKAEVTFHPDTLLSYGFTVDSILNRVSSEYRTVSMGNFQDGRKSFTVRSLSSISNIFDLEKIPVGTVGKQTILLGNVAEVKVFYDLPRNVYRVDGEPAIVINVTPKQGESVKVMAEKVLAIINEKMPLFSQTVEADVLLNPAQFIDVAINNVLNSAIIGAILAMIVTLLFLGVFRNTFIVVSAIPISIIYAFIFLYNFDISINLISLSGLALAVGMSLDAAIVVMENIHRHRLENARLPNPLPIKEVITKATAEVAQPVFMSALTTIAVFLPLRYTSPLAAAILGDLALAIIFTLITSVFVSFTVLPLLAYYFFRPSKNAKNIPQEREPQPDSWMLRLSHAVMGFLLKLYKGGLSFFLGSKLRGIILLSSSVVLFALSLLIVTTGQIPFLIMEEPNSANLNIKLTHSDVDNINDFILEVEPIEDQIMDLIGKHLSTRLLKTSGTNQGTLSLGFTSAKHAEEALEILQSHLISDNTWTFVVSQYNPAAMPLPDTFAVQVAVSGASQEKIFHYLEQIVDLTLRVQNAEGTRAYTSIFSIPSTTPTSELIFRARDEVFIDLPEYTKARLTSLITTYLNGSRPVTFLLDDGQEMRPLFRFPALSSKEDVGNILIPYNNMALPVSHFFTIEEDQGLSMISITDQITLTEIRGRTPKNTLPADLVRYERELEDLIKEHITFDAGYSYRMLDARAITNDAIRSLAVALVISVLLVFLVLTIQFNSFKLSLIILLAIPLGIIGAIFSLDATNLSISINSMLGMILLGGIAINNSLLIVDFYIHDTQSRSKKEAIIHACMLRFPAILSTTVTTLLAMLPLAIAIGDGANVIQSLGVAVSGGLLLSTFFTLFVIPVTLFLFSKERNVQNY, from the coding sequence ATGAAGCGCTTTATTGAACTTCTTATTAATAATCGGCGGGCAGGGTTTCTCATTCTCGCGCTCTTGCTGGTTGCAGGCATTATCTTCATTGGACAAACCCCCGTCAGCTTTTATCCACGTACCCAAAAACCTGCCTTTTTCGTACAAGTCTCTGCCACCGGCGTAGCTGCCGAAGACATGTATAATGACTATAATGCAAAAATCCAATCGGCCATTCTTGCTATTGCCGATCTAGAATCAAGCTCTGTTACCTACTTCACCGGACGTGGCGGTTTTATCGCCATTAACCTCGAATTCCCTTGGCGCATGAGCATTGCAGAGGCAGAGCTGGCGACACAAAGTTTTGTCAGTCAACTCACATCCATTCTTCCCAATTCCTTCAACAAGCCTCTCTTTGGTGCGCGTAGTGACGGCGGTGCCTCAGGAGAACTCTCGATAGCCCTCTACAGCTCCATGCTCACCAATGAAGAGATCTACATGGAGGCACTTACCCTCTTTGAAGATGACATCAATAACCTCTCCGAGGTCGATATCCTCGACATTAGTCCCATCCAGCAACTCAAAGCCGAGGTAACCTTCCATCCAGACACGCTTCTTAGCTATGGGTTTACGGTAGACAGTATTTTAAATCGCGTTAGCAGTGAGTATCGCACCGTGAGCATGGGTAACTTTCAAGATGGACGTAAGAGCTTTACTGTGCGTAGTTTAAGCTCAATTAGTAATATTTTCGATCTGGAAAAGATTCCAGTAGGTACCGTGGGCAAGCAGACGATCCTTCTTGGGAATGTTGCCGAGGTCAAAGTCTTTTATGATCTTCCGCGTAATGTCTATCGTGTCGATGGCGAGCCTGCTATCGTCATCAACGTTACCCCCAAACAAGGAGAGAGTGTCAAAGTGATGGCGGAAAAAGTTCTCGCCATCATCAACGAAAAGATGCCACTCTTCTCCCAAACCGTAGAGGCCGATGTCTTGCTCAACCCCGCCCAATTCATCGATGTCGCCATCAATAATGTGCTCAACTCCGCTATCATCGGCGCTATTCTCGCGATGATCGTAACCCTCCTCTTTCTTGGTGTCTTTCGCAACACCTTTATCGTCGTCTCGGCGATTCCTATCTCTATCATCTATGCCTTCATTTTTTTATATAACTTTGATATTTCGATTAATCTTATCTCTTTATCTGGATTAGCCTTAGCGGTAGGTATGTCGCTCGATGCTGCCATCGTTGTGATGGAGAATATCCATCGTCATCGTCTCGAAAATGCAAGGCTCCCCAACCCCTTGCCCATCAAAGAAGTCATCACCAAAGCCACCGCCGAAGTTGCCCAACCCGTCTTTATGAGCGCACTCACCACCATTGCTGTCTTCCTTCCCCTTAGATACACCTCTCCCCTCGCCGCGGCTATCCTTGGCGACCTTGCGCTTGCCATTATCTTCACCCTCATCACGAGTGTCTTTGTCTCCTTCACCGTCTTGCCACTCTTAGCCTACTACTTTTTTCGACCCTCCAAAAATGCAAAAAACATCCCACAAGAGAGAGAACCCCAACCCGATAGTTGGATGTTACGTCTTTCCCACGCGGTCATGGGATTTCTTCTCAAGCTCTATAAAGGCGGACTTAGCTTCTTTTTAGGCTCTAAATTACGTGGCATCATCCTACTAAGTAGCTCTGTGGTGCTCTTTGCTCTCTCTTTGCTTATCGTTACCACAGGGCAAATCCCTTTCCTTATTATGGAGGAGCCTAACAGTGCCAATCTCAATATTAAATTAACACACAGCGATGTCGATAATATCAACGACTTTATCCTCGAGGTCGAGCCCATCGAAGATCAAATCATGGATCTCATCGGAAAGCATTTAAGCACCCGCCTGCTTAAAACATCTGGCACGAACCAAGGCACACTCTCTCTCGGATTTACCAGTGCCAAGCATGCCGAAGAAGCTTTAGAAATTCTCCAAAGTCATCTTATCTCTGATAATACGTGGACATTTGTCGTATCCCAATATAACCCCGCGGCCATGCCTCTGCCAGATACTTTTGCCGTACAAGTAGCCGTTAGCGGAGCCTCACAGGAGAAGATTTTTCACTATTTAGAGCAAATCGTTGACCTTACCTTACGTGTACAAAATGCAGAAGGCACCCGTGCCTATACGAGTATTTTCAGCATTCCTAGCACTACCCCCACCAGCGAGCTTATCTTTCGTGCCAGAGACGAAGTCTTTATCGATCTCCCTGAATACACCAAAGCGCGCCTCACCTCGCTGATTACCACCTATCTTAATGGGAGTAGACCAGTAACCTTCCTCCTAGATGATGGACAGGAGATGCGTCCGCTCTTTCGTTTTCCTGCCCTCTCTAGTAAAGAAGATGTCGGTAATATTTTGATTCCTTACAACAATATGGCACTTCCTGTGAGCCACTTTTTTACCATCGAGGAGGATCAAGGGCTTAGCATGATTTCCATCACCGATCAAATTACCCTCACCGAAATACGTGGACGCACGCCCAAAAATACGCTACCTGCCGATCTGGTACGCTATGAACGGGAACTTGAAGATCTTATCAAAGAACATATCACCTTCGATGCGGGTTACTCCTATCGCATGCTCGATGCCAGAGCCATCACCAATGATGCCATTCGCTCCTTAGCTGTCGCCCTCGTGATTAGTGTCCTCCTCGTATTTCTCGTACTGACCATTCAATTCAACTCCTTTAAACTCTCCCTTATAATCCTACTTGCTATCCCCTTAGGTATCATCGGCGCTATCTTTTCCCTCGATGCAACCAACCTTAGTATATCGATTAACTCTATGCTTGGTATGATTTTACTGGGAGGAATTGCCATCAATAACTCACTCTTAATTGTCGATTTTTATATCCATGATACCCAAAGCAGATCAAAAAAAGAGGCCATCATCCATGCTTGTATGCTCCGTTTTCCAGCCATCCTCAGCACCACGGTTACCACCCTCTTAGCAATGCTTCCACTGGCTATCGCTATCGGTGATGGAGCAAACGTCATTCAATCGCTAGGTGTCGCGGTGAGTGGCGGACTGCTCTTATCGACCTTCTTCACATTATTTGTCATTCCCGTTACCCTCTTCCTATTTAGTAAAGAGAGAAACGTGCAAAATTACTAA
- a CDS encoding efflux RND transporter periplasmic adaptor subunit has translation MHKRLFLIIITLHAIYLSSIHAQMMGGGRQSAMQIERLQVRELFNRSLYGGRFEPIQTYPQPSLVSGVIRAMHVRPGDYVRTGQLLYTVQQTVVAQNYLPTPIYAQNSGMVVHIDLNVGERVQANTSVITLAKTDKIKIRLAISEKDFHQLSLGDSVYLPGRIESANALIEATQERIRRSEDPQFKESMREIIRQQRQIITQSQGTITYLPIIPNYQTGLFTIEVTFDYAPDLFFGKFERVELRTNRTHSIAVRQSAILVRYGRSHVLQVDENNIVSYRQVELGEAFGDYVVILTGIEAGEEIIRELPGRIPQSGDTVRVSRPNQQPENTQQQGNNQTQNNQQQGNNPSPTLPRN, from the coding sequence TTGCACAAGAGACTCTTTTTGATCATTATCACGTTGCATGCTATCTATTTGAGCTCAATCCATGCCCAGATGATGGGAGGTGGTCGACAATCGGCCATGCAAATCGAGAGACTGCAAGTACGTGAACTCTTCAATCGTAGCCTCTATGGCGGGCGATTTGAACCGATACAGACGTATCCCCAGCCATCGTTGGTTAGTGGAGTTATCCGTGCTATGCATGTTCGCCCTGGTGATTATGTACGCACAGGGCAACTGCTCTACACCGTGCAACAGACCGTGGTGGCGCAAAATTACCTACCCACGCCCATCTATGCCCAAAACAGTGGTATGGTGGTGCATATCGACCTCAATGTTGGGGAGCGCGTGCAAGCAAACACCTCGGTGATTACCCTTGCTAAAACCGATAAGATTAAAATTAGACTAGCAATTAGCGAGAAAGATTTCCACCAACTCTCCCTTGGCGACAGCGTCTACTTACCGGGGCGCATCGAGAGCGCCAATGCCCTCATCGAGGCGACCCAAGAGCGGATTCGGCGCTCTGAAGATCCACAATTTAAAGAGAGCATGCGCGAGATTATCCGCCAACAACGTCAAATTATTACCCAAAGCCAAGGCACTATCACCTACCTACCCATTATCCCCAATTATCAAACTGGTCTCTTTACCATCGAGGTTACCTTCGATTACGCCCCCGATCTCTTCTTTGGTAAATTTGAACGCGTCGAACTACGCACCAATCGCACCCACAGTATTGCAGTCCGTCAATCAGCGATTCTGGTACGCTATGGGCGAAGCCACGTCTTGCAAGTCGACGAAAATAATATCGTCTCTTATCGGCAAGTAGAGCTCGGCGAGGCTTTTGGCGACTATGTAGTCATCCTCACCGGGATTGAGGCGGGCGAAGAGATCATTCGCGAGCTTCCTGGACGTATCCCACAGTCAGGTGATACCGTACGCGTATCTCGGCCTAATCAACAGCCAGAGAATACCCAACAACAAGGCAATAATCAAACCCAAAACAACCAACAACAAGGTAATAACCCATCGCCAACCCTACCCCGCAATTAA
- the cysS gene encoding cysteine--tRNA ligase, translating to MHASNRIGGTMKGSLYIYNTLSREKELFKPIHADKVSLYCCGPTVYNYAHIGNLRTYLFEDILRRTLELLDYEVMHVVNITDVGHLSGDGDEGEDKVLQSARAKGMGVHEIAEFFTQAFLQDCALLNIKPAHHYPRATAYIASMITFIEILEQKGFTYQAGGNLYFDSSKDPEYGALRGYREVVDAHARVVQADAKRSSGDFVLWFTQSKFPDQAMVWPSPWGVGYPGWHLECSVLSHEYLGVHFDIHCGGVDHIATHHTNEMAQNFGHCGSVGANYWVHGEFLLMGNAQKMSKSSGEFYTLNRLEELGIDPLAYRYFLLQTHYRKQLTFSLEALKGAQQALHRLRARIRELAHVEPTHSDATQTWLSRAWEALLDDLGTPELLSILWQVMKSETLNNGEKLKIALELEKILALDLFSVAETVSPQVDEDLLKFIEQKIKERAIAREKRDFVSADRVRDELLAMDIILVDEPSGTTWHVKE from the coding sequence TTGCACGCAAGTAACCGTATCGGGGGAACCATGAAGGGATCACTTTATATTTATAATACATTAAGCCGAGAAAAAGAGCTTTTTAAACCGATTCATGCAGATAAGGTTTCGCTCTACTGCTGTGGTCCTACCGTGTACAATTACGCGCATATTGGCAATTTGCGTACCTATCTTTTTGAGGATATTCTAAGGCGCACGCTAGAGTTACTCGATTATGAGGTCATGCATGTGGTCAATATTACCGATGTGGGGCATTTGAGTGGTGATGGCGATGAGGGTGAGGATAAGGTGCTTCAGAGTGCGCGTGCTAAGGGCATGGGGGTGCATGAAATTGCTGAATTTTTTACGCAAGCTTTTTTACAAGATTGTGCGTTGCTCAACATTAAGCCTGCGCATCACTACCCGCGAGCAACTGCGTATATTGCCTCGATGATTACGTTTATCGAAATTTTAGAGCAAAAAGGCTTTACCTATCAAGCGGGGGGAAATCTTTATTTTGATTCCAGTAAAGATCCCGAGTACGGTGCGTTGCGCGGTTATCGCGAGGTGGTAGATGCCCATGCGCGGGTGGTTCAAGCTGATGCGAAGCGATCGAGTGGCGATTTTGTCCTATGGTTTACCCAAAGTAAGTTCCCTGATCAGGCGATGGTGTGGCCTAGTCCGTGGGGGGTGGGCTATCCGGGGTGGCACTTAGAGTGCAGTGTCTTGAGTCATGAGTATTTAGGTGTGCATTTTGATATTCACTGCGGTGGTGTTGATCATATCGCTACCCATCACACCAATGAGATGGCGCAAAATTTTGGTCATTGTGGATCCGTAGGCGCCAATTATTGGGTGCATGGTGAGTTTCTCTTGATGGGCAACGCGCAAAAGATGAGTAAATCCTCAGGGGAATTCTATACATTGAATAGACTCGAAGAGCTCGGGATTGATCCCTTAGCCTATCGTTACTTTCTCTTGCAGACGCACTATCGCAAGCAGTTGACCTTCAGCCTTGAGGCGCTCAAGGGCGCGCAACAGGCGCTTCATCGTCTACGCGCGCGCATCAGAGAGCTTGCGCATGTTGAACCGACTCATTCGGATGCAACCCAAACATGGTTGTCGCGCGCTTGGGAAGCACTACTTGATGACTTGGGCACACCTGAACTTTTGTCGATTTTATGGCAAGTCATGAAGAGCGAAACGTTGAACAATGGGGAAAAGTTGAAGATTGCTCTCGAACTGGAGAAGATTCTTGCTTTAGATCTTTTTTCCGTGGCGGAAACCGTTAGCCCGCAAGTGGATGAGGATTTACTTAAATTTATCGAACAAAAAATAAAGGAACGTGCTATTGCCCGAGAAAAACGTGATTTTGTGTCTGCAGATAGGGTGCGCGATGAACTTTTGGCGATGGATATCATATTAGTAGATGAGCCCTCGGGAACGACGTGGCACGTAAAGGAGTAA
- the glyA gene encoding serine hydroxymethyltransferase translates to MKDEMVEAIIEQEALRQEENLELIASENIVSPNVLSAVGSILTNKYAEGYVNARYYGGCEVVDKVEQLAIDRAKELFGAVYANVQPHSGSQANMAVYMATLNPYDTILGMDLSAGGHLTHGAPVSFSGQLYRAVGYGVHPESERIDYDEVMRLAKEHRPKMIVAGASAYARFIDFAQFAAIAKEVGAYLMVDMAHIAGMVATGDHPSPMEHADFITSTTHKTLRGPRGGLILMGKDRENDRGIVMAKSGRTKLFSELVDSAIFPASQGGPLMHVIAGKAVAFGEALRPSFKNYQQQVIKNAKVLATSLQDLGLRIVSGGTDNHLVLVDLRPLKVSGNVAEKLLDRVGITCNKNAIPFDPAPARETSGIRLGTPVLTTRGMKEPQMQELATLIVDTLKAIDNDAMLQDIKLRSRALSAQFPISGSQFR, encoded by the coding sequence ATAAAGGATGAGATGGTCGAGGCAATTATTGAGCAAGAGGCGTTACGTCAAGAGGAGAATTTGGAGCTGATTGCCAGCGAAAATATTGTTAGTCCGAATGTTTTATCGGCGGTTGGATCGATTTTGACCAACAAGTATGCCGAAGGCTATGTCAACGCGCGTTACTATGGTGGGTGTGAGGTGGTCGACAAGGTAGAACAGCTGGCTATCGATCGAGCAAAAGAACTTTTCGGGGCGGTGTATGCCAATGTGCAACCGCATTCGGGTTCGCAGGCGAATATGGCCGTTTATATGGCGACGCTCAACCCCTATGATACGATTTTGGGGATGGATTTGAGCGCGGGTGGGCATCTTACCCATGGGGCGCCGGTTAGTTTTTCGGGTCAATTATATAGGGCGGTTGGTTATGGCGTGCATCCAGAGAGTGAGCGCATCGATTATGATGAGGTCATGCGCCTTGCCAAAGAGCATCGCCCCAAAATGATTGTTGCCGGAGCTTCGGCCTATGCGCGTTTTATCGATTTTGCGCAATTCGCTGCTATCGCAAAGGAGGTGGGCGCGTATTTAATGGTGGATATGGCGCATATTGCGGGTATGGTGGCGACAGGCGATCACCCTTCGCCTATGGAGCATGCCGATTTTATCACATCGACAACGCATAAAACTTTGCGTGGACCACGTGGTGGGCTTATCTTGATGGGGAAAGATCGAGAAAATGATCGAGGCATTGTGATGGCAAAGAGCGGACGCACCAAGCTCTTTAGCGAGTTGGTTGATAGCGCCATCTTTCCTGCTAGTCAAGGCGGCCCGTTGATGCATGTGATTGCTGGTAAGGCGGTGGCTTTTGGTGAGGCGCTTCGCCCAAGCTTTAAAAACTACCAACAACAAGTGATAAAAAATGCCAAGGTCTTAGCGACATCCCTACAAGATCTTGGGTTAAGAATTGTGAGCGGTGGTACGGATAATCACTTAGTTCTTGTCGATTTACGCCCACTGAAAGTCTCGGGTAATGTCGCGGAAAAACTTCTCGATCGGGTGGGCATCACCTGCAACAAAAATGCCATCCCCTTCGACCCAGCCCCTGCACGGGAGACATCGGGTATCCGTCTTGGCACGCCGGTTCTCACCACCCGTGGCATGAAAGAACCGCAAATGCAAGAGTTAGCTACGCTCATCGTAGATACCCTAAAAGCCATTGATAATGACGCCATGTTACAGGATATTAAACTACGAAGTCGGGCACTAAGCGCGCAATTTCCGATTAGTGGGAGTCAATTTAGGTAG
- a CDS encoding ferritin, with translation MKMKEEILIAFNQALHGELQTAYDYEAMALWLRYNSLDGMAQWVQLQVEEERAHAQKMREYLEIRGAKVALSAIAQPRSEFSSALEVFEEVYKAEGRVAKVILSLRELALKHQDEGAAIFLNWYVTEQEEEEMSLQTILDKFALAGINHETKSGAAIYLLDKELGSRPNFS, from the coding sequence ATGAAAATGAAAGAAGAAATTTTAATCGCTTTTAATCAAGCACTACATGGTGAGCTGCAGACCGCTTATGACTACGAGGCAATGGCATTGTGGTTACGCTATAATAGTCTGGATGGAATGGCACAGTGGGTGCAGTTGCAGGTAGAGGAAGAGCGAGCACACGCACAGAAAATGCGCGAGTATTTGGAAATTCGCGGAGCGAAGGTTGCGTTGTCCGCGATTGCTCAACCACGTAGCGAATTTAGCTCGGCGCTAGAGGTCTTTGAAGAGGTTTATAAGGCCGAAGGGCGTGTGGCGAAAGTTATTTTGTCGTTGCGTGAACTTGCCCTTAAGCATCAGGACGAGGGTGCAGCTATCTTCCTAAATTGGTATGTTACTGAACAAGAGGAAGAGGAGATGAGTTTGCAGACGATCTTGGACAAATTTGCCTTAGCTGGCATCAATCACGAGACCAAGAGTGGCGCTGCTATTTATTTGTTGGATAAAGAGTTAGGGAGTAGACCTAATTTTAGTTAA
- the rd gene encoding rubredoxin, whose protein sequence is MDKYICEPCGYIYDPAEGDPDSGIAPGTAFEDIPEDWYCPVCGVSKAEFRKL, encoded by the coding sequence ATGGACAAGTATATTTGTGAGCCATGTGGATATATCTATGATCCCGCTGAAGGGGATCCAGATAGCGGAATCGCCCCAGGCACTGCGTTTGAGGATATTCCAGAAGACTGGTACTGCCCAGTTTGTGGCGTATCGAAAGCTGAATTTAGAAAGCTTTAG
- a CDS encoding JAB domain-containing protein, whose product MEFFSIMKDPKWMTNIELVRVMLGQNDSSKELLSHELCDAIVHYLELRARDAPVTHEESKLLDLGLSQAHLEYLQVSQEFFRRLLYPAKTVIRNAGDLHRMMHHHGERTEENLFLISLNAGQEVLAKHFIARGSLTRVEMHPREIFKLAVTDNAVSIVLMHNHPSGSVHPSEGDITSTERLWRAGIIIGIPLYDHIIFTEDRYYSLQEKGHMDTFEKKRIKKGRKK is encoded by the coding sequence GTGGAATTTTTTTCAATAATGAAAGATCCTAAGTGGATGACTAATATAGAGTTAGTGCGTGTGATGTTAGGTCAAAATGATTCAAGCAAAGAGCTTCTTTCTCATGAGCTTTGCGATGCGATCGTTCATTATTTAGAGCTTCGAGCAAGAGATGCTCCGGTTACTCATGAGGAATCTAAACTACTCGATTTAGGTTTAAGCCAAGCTCATTTAGAGTATTTACAGGTGTCACAGGAATTTTTTCGTAGATTATTATATCCAGCAAAAACGGTTATTCGCAATGCTGGAGATTTGCATCGAATGATGCATCATCACGGTGAGCGAACTGAAGAGAACTTATTTCTCATTTCATTAAACGCTGGTCAAGAAGTTTTAGCTAAACATTTTATCGCCCGCGGATCATTAACACGAGTAGAGATGCATCCTCGCGAAATTTTTAAGTTAGCGGTAACAGATAACGCTGTCAGTATTGTTTTGATGCATAATCATCCTAGCGGTAGTGTTCATCCCTCTGAGGGTGATATTACTTCTACGGAGAGATTATGGCGAGCTGGGATAATTATCGGAATTCCTTTATACGATCATATTATTTTTACAGAGGATAGGTATTACTCTCTTCAAGAAAAAGGGCATATGGATACATTTGAGAAAAAAAGGATAAAAAAAGGGCGAAAAAAATGA
- a CDS encoding YraN family protein, with product MASNISKQRGYAGEDLATQFLENLGVKILKRNFKSEYGEVDIIGEDNENTLAFVEVKSWKKYDFTDLEFSISKTKRKRIIQTSLIYLLEHPEFDNHQIRYDILFLAWRSKQLNYITNAFEGDGTPL from the coding sequence ATGGCATCAAATATCAGCAAACAACGAGGCTATGCCGGAGAGGATCTCGCCACTCAATTTTTAGAAAATTTAGGAGTAAAAATCTTAAAAAGAAACTTCAAGAGTGAGTATGGAGAGGTCGATATTATAGGAGAGGATAACGAAAATACTCTTGCCTTTGTCGAGGTAAAAAGCTGGAAAAAATATGATTTTACCGATCTAGAATTTTCCATCTCTAAAACAAAGCGAAAACGTATTATTCAAACATCCCTCATCTATTTGCTAGAACATCCTGAGTTTGATAACCATCAAATTCGATACGATATTCTATTTTTAGCGTGGAGGTCCAAGCAGTTGAATTACATAACAAACGCTTTTGAAGGAGACGGAACTCCCCTATGA
- the rplS gene encoding 50S ribosomal protein L19 — MEEIVDLIKHVESAQMKENAEGFSIGDTVRVHFKIVEGKNERVQIFEGTVIAKNNGGLRRSFTVRKLSFNIGVEKVFPLHSPRLERVELVQAGRIRRAKLYYLRDRVGKATKVRQLITKKSTKKS, encoded by the coding sequence ATGGAGGAAATTGTGGATCTGATTAAACATGTTGAATCGGCACAAATGAAAGAGAATGCTGAAGGCTTTAGCATTGGAGATACGGTACGGGTACACTTCAAAATTGTTGAAGGGAAAAACGAGCGCGTACAGATTTTTGAGGGCACTGTCATCGCCAAAAACAATGGCGGACTTCGCCGTAGCTTCACCGTGCGCAAACTCTCTTTTAATATCGGCGTGGAAAAGGTTTTTCCTCTACACAGCCCTCGCTTAGAGCGTGTAGAACTCGTACAGGCTGGTCGTATTCGCCGTGCAAAACTTTACTATCTACGCGATCGTGTCGGTAAAGCCACCAAGGTACGCCAACTCATCACGAAGAAAAGTACCAAAAAGTCGTAG
- the trmD gene encoding tRNA (guanosine(37)-N1)-methyltransferase TrmD: protein MKFSILSLFPEFIDAYFKNSIAHIAVHRKQLIDIENLNIRDFTEDKHKKVDDIPYGGGAGMVMTPQPLASALRYCITPSSYVIYATPSGKVFTHQKAKELAQKEHIIFIAGRYEGIDQRIIDCFVDEELSIGDYVLSNGELSSLVMLDAIMRQVPGVIKSESLTEESFEDNLLEYPLYTRPEIFEGLPVPSVLLSGHHVEIKKWKFAKKIEKTLANRPDLMHNSNHNQDDIPRDDDS, encoded by the coding sequence GTGAAATTCTCTATCCTCTCGCTCTTTCCTGAATTTATCGACGCATATTTTAAAAATTCGATCGCACATATTGCGGTGCATCGCAAGCAATTAATTGATATAGAAAATCTCAATATACGCGACTTCACCGAGGACAAACACAAAAAAGTTGACGATATCCCCTATGGTGGTGGTGCAGGCATGGTCATGACGCCACAACCGCTAGCCTCTGCTTTGCGCTACTGTATAACTCCTTCTAGCTATGTAATTTATGCCACACCAAGTGGCAAAGTCTTTACCCATCAAAAAGCCAAAGAACTTGCGCAAAAAGAGCATATCATCTTCATCGCTGGACGTTATGAGGGTATCGATCAGCGTATTATTGACTGCTTTGTCGACGAAGAGCTAAGCATTGGCGACTACGTCCTCTCCAACGGTGAACTAAGCTCCCTCGTCATGCTCGATGCCATCATGCGTCAAGTTCCCGGCGTCATCAAATCCGAGAGCCTCACCGAAGAGAGCTTCGAAGATAACCTCCTCGAGTACCCCCTCTACACCCGCCCCGAGATCTTTGAAGGACTCCCCGTTCCCAGCGTTCTCCTCAGCGGACACCATGTTGAAATAAAAAAGTGGAAATTTGCAAAAAAAATCGAAAAAACCCTTGCCAATCGTCCCGATTTAATGCATAATAGTAACCATAATCAAGACGATATACCACGAGACGATGACTCATGA
- the rimM gene encoding ribosome maturation factor RimM (Essential for efficient processing of 16S rRNA) — protein sequence MINKDAYLAIGKLHAPFALKGGVKFLSYSEDVKALRKLIGKPLLFLRAQEKFTIHIERVEIKGDSLILFLAGYDNPEMVKEALKGGELYAPRSLASTLARDEFYLSDLIGLEIIYEGNVIGQCVSYFEAAHTVVEVRMQSGELRYFPFIKEYFDMPNFTKKAVVLLRGDLLE from the coding sequence TTGATTAATAAAGACGCGTACTTGGCTATTGGTAAACTCCACGCCCCCTTTGCACTCAAGGGGGGGGTGAAGTTTTTATCGTATTCTGAAGATGTTAAAGCTCTGCGTAAACTGATCGGGAAACCACTTCTTTTTCTTCGTGCGCAAGAGAAATTTACCATTCATATTGAACGCGTCGAAATTAAAGGAGATAGCCTCATTCTCTTTCTTGCTGGTTATGATAATCCAGAAATGGTAAAAGAGGCGCTCAAAGGCGGAGAACTCTACGCACCAAGATCGCTTGCCAGCACCTTAGCACGCGATGAATTTTATCTAAGCGATCTTATTGGATTGGAAATTATCTATGAGGGTAATGTGATTGGTCAATGCGTTAGCTACTTTGAGGCAGCACATACCGTTGTTGAGGTACGCATGCAATCGGGCGAATTGCGCTATTTTCCTTTTATTAAGGAGTATTTTGATATGCCTAATTTTACCAAAAAAGCGGTCGTTTTACTACGGGGAGATCTGCTAGAGTGA
- a CDS encoding KH domain-containing protein, which translates to MEKELVKHIVESLVEYPDQIDIHVIEGEKSTILELRVAESDLGKVIGKHGRIAKAIRALLSASASRTGRRVSLEILD; encoded by the coding sequence GTGGAAAAAGAGTTAGTAAAGCATATCGTTGAGTCTCTCGTGGAATACCCTGATCAGATCGATATTCATGTTATCGAGGGAGAGAAATCGACTATTTTAGAGCTACGGGTCGCCGAAAGCGATCTGGGAAAAGTTATTGGTAAGCACGGCCGTATTGCAAAGGCTATTCGTGCTTTATTGTCTGCAAGTGCCAGTCGCACAGGTCGTCGCGTCTCTTTAGAAATCCTTGATTAA